One Calditerricola satsumensis genomic region harbors:
- a CDS encoding hotdog domain-containing protein has product MEAVIRVRMSASDAHYGGQLVDGARILALFGDVATELLIRHDGDEGLFVAYDAVEFKAPVYAGDYIEARGRIDRVGNTSRHMTFEAYKVIAASQDPNRPSAATVLAEPVLVCRASGTCVVPKERQRKPAE; this is encoded by the coding sequence ATGGAGGCCGTCATCCGCGTGCGCATGAGCGCCTCCGACGCCCACTACGGCGGCCAGTTGGTCGACGGGGCGCGCATCCTGGCGCTGTTTGGCGACGTGGCCACCGAGCTCCTCATCCGCCACGACGGAGACGAGGGCCTGTTTGTGGCCTATGACGCGGTGGAATTTAAGGCGCCGGTTTACGCGGGGGATTACATTGAGGCGCGCGGGCGGATCGACCGCGTGGGGAACACCTCGCGGCACATGACCTTCGAAGCGTACAAGGTGATCGCCGCAAGCCAAGACCCCAACCGTCCCTCGGCGGCCACGGTGCTGGCCGAACCGGTGCTCGTCTGCCGCGCGTCGGGGACGTGCGTCGTGCCCAAGGAACGGCAGCGGAAGCCGGCCGAGTAG
- a CDS encoding 3-keto-5-aminohexanoate cleavage protein — MEKLVITAAVVGAEVTRAHHPRIPYTPEEIADEAVRAWEAGAAIIHLHARRPDGTPTQDRDVYAEIIARIRARCDAILQVSTGGAIGMTPEERMAPLELQPEMATLTTGTVNFGDGVFFNPPDVVERFAREMKARGVRPEFEIFDVGMIEGALALVRKGLVEGHLHFDFVMGVPGGIPATVDNLVHLVRQLPPGATWTVAGVGRHQLPMAVHALVMGGHVRVGFEDNVYYAKGVLAESNAQLVERIVRLAREIGREVATPDEARALLGIPQRRT, encoded by the coding sequence GTGGAGAAACTCGTGATAACCGCGGCCGTGGTTGGCGCGGAGGTGACGCGCGCCCATCACCCGCGCATCCCGTATACCCCCGAAGAGATTGCCGACGAGGCGGTGCGCGCGTGGGAAGCCGGGGCGGCGATCATCCACCTGCACGCGCGACGCCCGGACGGCACGCCAACACAGGACCGCGACGTGTACGCCGAGATCATCGCCCGCATCCGCGCCCGCTGCGACGCCATCCTTCAGGTGTCCACCGGGGGCGCCATCGGCATGACGCCAGAGGAGCGGATGGCGCCGCTGGAGCTTCAGCCGGAGATGGCCACGCTGACGACGGGAACGGTCAACTTCGGCGACGGGGTGTTTTTCAATCCGCCCGACGTCGTGGAGCGGTTTGCCCGCGAGATGAAGGCGCGCGGCGTGCGTCCGGAGTTTGAAATCTTCGACGTGGGGATGATCGAGGGTGCGCTGGCGCTGGTGCGGAAGGGGCTGGTGGAGGGACACCTCCACTTTGATTTTGTGATGGGGGTTCCGGGAGGCATCCCGGCGACTGTGGACAACCTGGTCCACCTGGTGCGCCAGCTGCCGCCGGGCGCCACGTGGACGGTGGCCGGCGTGGGACGCCATCAGCTGCCGATGGCCGTGCACGCCCTGGTGATGGGCGGGCACGTGCGCGTCGGCTTCGAGGACAACGTTTACTACGCCAAAGGGGTGCTGGCCGAGAGCAACGCGCAGCTGGTCGAGCGGATCGTGCGCCTGGCCCGCGAGATCGGGCGGGAGGTGGCCACGCCCGACGAAGCGCGCGCGCTCTTGGGCATCCCGCAGCGCCGTACATAG
- a CDS encoding class II fructose-1,6-bisphosphate aldolase, protein MPLVPMTAFLPRAKAEGFAVGQFNMNNLEFTQAIIEAAEEEKSPLIFGASEGAIKYMGGPDVVVALAKVFADRSSVPVALHLDHGSSFDMVMKCIRAGFTSVMIDGSHLPLDENIALTKKVVEAAHAVGVSVEAELGKIGGTEDDLSVDEEDAMLADPDEAIRFWEETRVDALALAVGTAHGLYKGEPNIRFHIIEKVAQNIEAPIVLHGGSGVPDEQIRKAIRLGVGKINVNTENQVACTETVRKILAEKPSLYDPRKYLGPAREAMKEVVKQKMRLFGSSGKA, encoded by the coding sequence ATGCCGCTTGTCCCGATGACGGCGTTTTTGCCGCGTGCCAAAGCGGAGGGCTTTGCTGTCGGCCAGTTCAACATGAACAACCTGGAGTTTACGCAGGCGATCATCGAAGCGGCCGAGGAGGAGAAGTCCCCGCTCATCTTCGGGGCCAGCGAGGGGGCCATCAAGTACATGGGGGGTCCCGACGTGGTGGTGGCCCTGGCCAAGGTGTTCGCCGACCGTTCGAGCGTGCCGGTGGCCCTGCACCTCGATCACGGTTCCAGCTTTGACATGGTGATGAAGTGCATCCGCGCCGGGTTTACCTCGGTCATGATCGACGGTTCCCACCTGCCCCTTGACGAAAACATTGCCCTGACGAAGAAAGTGGTCGAGGCCGCCCACGCCGTGGGCGTCTCCGTCGAAGCGGAGCTGGGCAAGATCGGCGGAACCGAGGACGACCTCTCCGTCGACGAGGAGGACGCCATGCTGGCCGACCCCGACGAGGCCATCCGCTTCTGGGAGGAGACGCGCGTCGACGCCCTGGCCCTCGCCGTGGGCACGGCGCACGGCCTGTACAAAGGCGAGCCGAACATCCGCTTCCACATCATCGAGAAGGTGGCCCAAAACATCGAGGCGCCGATTGTCCTCCACGGCGGCTCGGGGGTGCCGGACGAGCAGATCCGCAAGGCGATCCGCCTCGGTGTGGGCAAGATCAACGTCAACACCGAAAACCAGGTGGCGTGCACGGAAACGGTGCGCAAGATCCTGGCCGAAAAGCCGTCCCTCTACGACCCGCGCAAGTACCTGGGTCCCGCGCGCGAGGCGATGAAGGAAGTGGTCAAGCAAAAGATGCGGCTCTTCGGCAGCAGCGGAAAAGCCTAA
- the fsa gene encoding fructose-6-phosphate aldolase, with translation MKLFIDSANIDEIRAAHEMGVIAGVTTNPTLVAKEGRPFQDVLRDIIDIVDGPISAEVISTDAEGMIREGEQLAALSKNIVIKIPMTVEGLKAVKALTKKKIRTNVTLIFSANQALLAARAGATYVSPFIGRLDDVSHNGLELIGTIAEIFARHGIDTEIIAASVRHPLHVTEAARLGAHIATVPYKVIEQMVKHPLTDIGLEKFLADWEKARAAQQA, from the coding sequence GTGAAGCTGTTCATCGACTCGGCCAACATTGACGAAATCCGCGCCGCCCACGAGATGGGCGTCATCGCCGGGGTGACGACCAACCCGACCCTGGTGGCCAAGGAAGGGCGTCCCTTCCAGGACGTGTTGCGGGACATCATCGACATTGTCGACGGCCCGATCAGCGCGGAAGTGATCAGCACCGACGCGGAGGGGATGATCCGCGAAGGGGAACAGCTGGCGGCGCTGTCCAAGAACATCGTCATCAAGATTCCCATGACCGTCGAAGGCCTGAAGGCGGTCAAGGCGCTGACGAAAAAGAAGATCCGCACGAACGTCACGCTCATCTTCTCGGCCAACCAGGCGCTGTTGGCCGCGCGGGCGGGGGCGACGTATGTCTCCCCGTTCATCGGGCGCCTCGACGACGTCAGCCACAACGGCCTGGAGCTGATCGGCACGATCGCCGAGATCTTCGCCCGCCACGGCATCGATACGGAGATCATCGCCGCCAGCGTGCGCCATCCCCTGCACGTGACGGAAGCGGCCCGCCTGGGCGCCCATATCGCCACGGTGCCGTATAAGGTGATTGAGCAGATGGTCAAACACCCGCTCACCGACATCGGCCTCGAGAAGTTCCTGGCCGACTGGGAGAAGGCCAGGGCTGCCCAGCAGGCATAA
- the glpX gene encoding class II fructose-bisphosphatase — MERSLTLELVRVTEAAALAAARWMGLGKKDEADDAATTAMRREFQHVPMDGVVVIGEGEMDEAPMLYIGERLGQGVPPEVDVAVDPLEGTNIVAKGLWNALAVVAVADRGNLLHAPDMYMEKIAVGPEAVGAIDINASVKDNLKAVAKAKNKDIEDLVAVVLDRPRHAKLIEEIREAGARIKLISDGDVAAAINTAFPNTGVDILFGIGGAPEGVLAAVALKCLGGEIQGRLCPQNDEEYERCKRMGLEDPLRVLRMEDMVKGDDAIFAATGVTDGELLRGVRFLSRTRATTHSVVMRAKTGTVRFIEGVHRLERKPSFQLVAEDAQGAERP; from the coding sequence GTGGAACGCAGTTTGACCCTGGAGCTGGTTCGCGTCACGGAAGCGGCCGCCCTGGCCGCGGCGCGGTGGATGGGGCTGGGCAAGAAGGACGAAGCCGACGACGCGGCGACGACGGCCATGCGCCGCGAGTTTCAGCACGTGCCGATGGACGGCGTGGTGGTGATCGGCGAAGGGGAGATGGACGAGGCGCCGATGCTGTACATCGGCGAGCGGCTGGGGCAGGGCGTGCCCCCGGAGGTGGATGTGGCCGTCGATCCGCTGGAAGGGACGAACATCGTGGCCAAAGGGCTGTGGAACGCCCTGGCTGTAGTGGCCGTGGCCGACCGCGGCAACCTGCTGCACGCGCCGGACATGTACATGGAGAAGATTGCCGTGGGGCCCGAAGCCGTCGGCGCCATCGACATCAACGCTTCGGTGAAGGACAACCTGAAGGCGGTGGCCAAAGCCAAGAACAAGGACATCGAAGACTTGGTGGCCGTCGTGCTCGACCGGCCGCGCCACGCCAAGCTGATCGAGGAGATCCGCGAGGCCGGCGCGCGGATCAAGCTGATTTCCGACGGCGATGTGGCCGCGGCGATCAACACGGCCTTCCCCAACACCGGCGTCGACATCCTCTTCGGCATCGGCGGGGCGCCGGAAGGGGTGCTGGCCGCCGTGGCGCTGAAGTGCCTGGGCGGCGAAATCCAGGGCCGGTTGTGCCCGCAAAACGACGAGGAATACGAACGTTGCAAGCGCATGGGGCTCGAGGACCCGCTGCGCGTGCTGCGCATGGAAGACATGGTCAAAGGGGACGACGCCATCTTTGCCGCCACCGGGGTAACCGACGGGGAGCTCTTGCGCGGCGTGCGCTTTTTGAGCCGCACCCGGGCGACGACGCATTCCGTGGTGATGCGGGCCAAAACGGGTACGGTGCGCTTTATCGAAGGGGTTCACCGCTTGGAGCGGAAGCCCAGCTTCCAGCTTGTGGCGGAGGATGCCCAAGGAGCCGAACGCCCATGA
- the rho gene encoding transcription termination factor Rho codes for MNLSLAELESMTLRELYKLARAYQIPSYGSMKKKELVFAILKAQAERDGYLFMEGILDILPEGYGFLRPVHYLPSNEDIYISASQIRRFDLRNGDKVSGKVRPPKENERYFGLLQVEAVNGEDPELAAERLHFAALTPLYPQEKLTLETTPDKLSTRIIDLLCPVGKGQRGLIVAPPKAGKTMLLKEIANSIATNYPDIELFVLLIDERPEEVTDMQRSVRGEVVYSTFDEVPEHHIKVAELVLERAMRLVEHKRDVVILLDSLTRLTRSYNLIIPPSGRTLSGGIDPAAFHRPKRFFGAARNVEEGGSLTILATALVDTGSRMDEVIYEEFKGTGNMELHLDRRLAERRIFPAIDIRRSGTRREELLLTKEELEKVWALRRVMQDGPEFVELFLRRLRETKSNAEFLATFDVKEWAAAGKGRVASS; via the coding sequence ATGAATCTGTCGCTGGCCGAGTTGGAAAGCATGACCTTGCGCGAGCTCTACAAGCTGGCGCGCGCGTACCAGATCCCGTCCTACGGGAGCATGAAGAAGAAAGAGCTCGTCTTCGCCATCTTAAAGGCGCAGGCCGAACGGGACGGGTATCTGTTCATGGAAGGCATCCTCGACATCCTCCCGGAAGGATACGGCTTTTTGCGGCCCGTCCACTACCTCCCCTCCAATGAGGACATCTACATCTCCGCCTCGCAGATCCGCCGCTTTGACCTGCGCAACGGCGACAAGGTATCCGGAAAGGTGCGGCCGCCGAAGGAAAACGAGCGGTATTTCGGCCTCCTGCAGGTGGAGGCCGTCAACGGCGAAGATCCCGAGCTGGCTGCCGAGCGGCTGCACTTCGCCGCCCTCACCCCCCTCTACCCGCAGGAGAAGCTGACCCTTGAGACGACGCCGGACAAGCTGTCGACGCGCATCATCGATCTTCTCTGCCCCGTCGGAAAGGGGCAGCGCGGCCTCATCGTCGCCCCGCCCAAGGCCGGCAAAACGATGTTGCTCAAGGAGATCGCCAACAGCATCGCCACCAACTACCCCGACATCGAACTGTTTGTCCTCCTCATCGACGAACGCCCCGAAGAAGTGACCGACATGCAGCGGTCCGTGCGCGGCGAGGTGGTGTACTCCACCTTTGACGAGGTCCCCGAACATCACATCAAGGTGGCCGAACTCGTTCTTGAGCGCGCCATGCGCCTCGTCGAACACAAGCGCGACGTGGTCATCCTCCTCGACAGCTTGACGCGCCTGACCCGCTCCTACAACCTGATCATTCCTCCCAGCGGGCGGACGCTGTCGGGCGGCATCGATCCGGCCGCCTTCCACCGCCCGAAGCGGTTTTTTGGCGCGGCGCGCAACGTCGAAGAGGGCGGAAGCCTGACCATTCTCGCCACGGCGCTGGTCGACACGGGTTCGCGCATGGACGAGGTCATCTATGAGGAATTCAAAGGCACCGGCAACATGGAATTGCACCTCGACCGCCGCTTGGCCGAGCGGCGCATCTTTCCGGCCATCGACATCCGGCGTTCGGGGACCCGCCGCGAGGAACTGCTGCTTACGAAGGAGGAGCTCGAAAAGGTGTGGGCCCTGCGCAGGGTGATGCAGGACGGACCCGAATTTGTGGAGCTCTTTTTGCGCCGGTTGCGGGAGACGAAGAGCAACGCCGAGTTTTTGGCCACCTTTGACGTAAAGGAATGGGCCGCAGCGGGCAAGGGACGCGTCGCTTCCTCATAA
- a CDS encoding M23 family metallopeptidase, which produces MRVLTLRRLALSSAVLAGVGIGVSTHSASARPDDHHAAAEHVVKEALFRTFSPLAVVPDRVWEAEQSRIPVTYTVRPGDTLSQIAYRFGVSVHELMAANGLRHPHTIRAGKTLKVLLRKELYVVGVGETLDQIAEKKGVALDDLLRNNPEVRAYDGQVYAGQVLVVPRDMPKGVPLPSKRKSVVRVASAVSSEPPAEEGADRERSVRATRAKPGPYANGMPLSWPVAGEMVITSRFGMRWGRLHEGIDIWHPDEWRTPIRAARRGVVIEAGASGGGYGRLVVIDHGRGIETVYAHLRRVVVSAGQTVETGDIIGYMGQSGHTTGVHLHFEVRLYGRPVDPLTYLQ; this is translated from the coding sequence GTGAGGGTATTGACGCTGCGGCGACTGGCGCTGTCATCCGCCGTGTTGGCCGGTGTGGGTATCGGCGTCTCGACCCACTCGGCCAGCGCGCGCCCGGATGACCACCACGCGGCGGCGGAACACGTGGTCAAGGAGGCGTTGTTTCGCACGTTCAGTCCGCTTGCCGTCGTGCCCGATCGGGTGTGGGAAGCCGAGCAAAGCCGCATCCCGGTGACGTACACGGTCCGACCTGGGGATACGCTGTCGCAAATTGCGTACCGTTTCGGCGTTTCGGTTCACGAGCTGATGGCCGCCAACGGCCTGCGCCATCCGCATACCATCCGGGCCGGGAAGACGCTCAAGGTGCTGCTGCGCAAAGAGCTATACGTCGTCGGCGTCGGAGAGACCCTGGACCAAATCGCCGAAAAGAAAGGGGTTGCCCTCGACGACCTGCTGCGCAACAATCCCGAAGTGCGGGCCTACGACGGACAAGTTTATGCTGGGCAGGTGTTGGTGGTTCCCCGCGACATGCCCAAAGGGGTTCCCTTGCCGAGCAAACGCAAATCGGTGGTGCGCGTGGCGAGTGCGGTGTCCTCGGAACCGCCGGCCGAAGAAGGGGCGGACCGCGAGCGATCCGTTCGCGCCACGCGCGCCAAACCCGGCCCTTATGCCAATGGGATGCCGCTTTCCTGGCCGGTGGCCGGGGAAATGGTCATCACCAGCCGCTTCGGCATGCGTTGGGGACGCCTGCATGAGGGGATCGACATTTGGCATCCCGATGAGTGGCGGACGCCGATCCGCGCTGCCCGCCGCGGCGTGGTGATCGAGGCGGGGGCGAGCGGTGGCGGGTACGGGCGCCTTGTGGTGATCGATCACGGGCGCGGCATAGAAACGGTTTACGCCCATTTGCGCCGGGTCGTCGTCTCCGCGGGGCAAACGGTTGAGACCGGCGACATCATTGGCTATATGGGGCAAAGCGGGCACACGACCGGCGTGCACCTGCATTTTGAAGTCCGCCTCTACGGGCGACCGGTCGACCCGCTTACCTACCTCCAGTAG
- the rpmE gene encoding 50S ribosomal protein L31, protein MKPGIHPEYKITTVTCACGNTFETGSVKANLRVEICSACHPFFTGKQKFVDTGGRVDRFKKKFGL, encoded by the coding sequence ATGAAACCGGGCATCCATCCGGAATACAAAATCACCACGGTAACCTGCGCCTGCGGAAACACCTTTGAAACGGGTTCGGTAAAAGCCAACCTGCGTGTGGAAATTTGCTCGGCATGCCATCCGTTCTTCACCGGCAAGCAGAAGTTTGTCGATACGGGTGGCCGTGTGGACCGCTTCAAGAAAAAATTTGGCCTGTAA
- a CDS encoding thymidine kinase, which yields MQPLKRNGWIEVICGSMFSGKSEELIRRIKRARIARQTVQVFKPRLDNRYAPDAVVSHNGALEQAESVARAEELLDRVWPHADVVAVDEVQFFDDAIVDVAEVLAGRGVRVILAGLDLDFRGEPFGPTPLLMARAEYVTKLHAICVRCGQPATRTQRLVNGRPAHYNDPVILVGAAERYEARCRHCHEVPGKPAAAGLAHPAVPQADG from the coding sequence ATGCAACCCCTTAAGCGCAACGGATGGATTGAAGTGATATGCGGGAGCATGTTTTCGGGGAAAAGCGAGGAGCTGATCCGGCGGATCAAACGCGCGCGCATTGCCCGGCAGACGGTGCAGGTGTTTAAGCCGCGCCTGGACAACCGTTACGCGCCGGATGCCGTGGTTTCCCACAACGGCGCGCTGGAACAGGCCGAGAGCGTCGCCCGGGCGGAGGAGCTGCTCGATCGCGTGTGGCCCCACGCCGACGTGGTCGCCGTCGACGAGGTCCAGTTTTTCGACGACGCGATCGTCGACGTGGCTGAGGTGCTGGCGGGCCGCGGCGTGCGCGTGATCTTGGCGGGACTGGATCTGGATTTTCGCGGCGAGCCCTTTGGCCCGACGCCGCTTCTCATGGCGCGGGCCGAATACGTGACGAAGCTGCACGCCATTTGCGTCCGGTGCGGCCAGCCGGCGACGCGCACGCAGCGCTTGGTCAACGGCAGGCCGGCCCACTACAACGATCCGGTCATTTTGGTCGGTGCGGCGGAACGCTACGAGGCCCGCTGCCGCCATTGCCACGAGGTGCCGGGCAAGCCCGCAGCGGCGGGCCTGGCGCATCCGGCCGTGCCACAAGCTGACGGCTGA
- a CDS encoding YhcN/YlaJ family sporulation lipoprotein, whose protein sequence is MSPYGVGGDAGRRETGRITPFDTTDGGRRELNPNLFRGPGFQANPTDLADQLARRLERIPGVENATVVIAGGNVYVGLDLDRRTPPQTADRIRDEARSLVRAKLSRYDVYVTADRSLTGRLLEIRDGWRNGTPLDNYNGDLLRIRRSIETAP, encoded by the coding sequence GTGTCGCCCTACGGGGTGGGCGGCGATGCGGGACGGCGCGAGACGGGACGCATCACCCCCTTTGACACCACCGACGGCGGCCGTCGCGAATTGAACCCGAACCTGTTCCGCGGCCCGGGCTTTCAGGCCAATCCAACGGACCTGGCCGACCAACTGGCCCGGCGCCTGGAGCGCATCCCGGGGGTGGAGAACGCCACGGTGGTGATTGCCGGCGGGAATGTCTACGTCGGCTTGGATCTCGACCGCCGCACGCCCCCACAGACCGCCGACCGCATTCGCGACGAAGCGCGCAGCCTCGTTCGTGCGAAATTGTCGCGCTATGACGTCTATGTGACGGCCGATCGGTCGCTTACGGGGCGCTTGCTGGAAATTCGTGACGGTTGGCGAAACGGTACGCCGCTGGACAACTACAACGGCGATCTCCTCCGCATCCGACGGAGCATCGAAACGGCACCGTAA
- the prfA gene encoding peptide chain release factor 1 → MLERLEAVVARYEELSRLLCDPEVVNDPEKLRTYAKEQADLEETVTTYRAYKRVCEELEQAEAMLEEKLDDELRALVKEEISSLTEQKEALETQLKRLLLPKDPNDEKNVIVEIRAAAGGEESALFAADLFRMYTRYAERKGYRTEILEAHPTDLGGFKEVIFTVQGRGAYSRLKFESGAHRVQRIPVTESGGRIHTSTATVAVLPEMEEVEVEIDEKDLRIDTFRASGHGGQHVNKTESAVRITHLPTGIVVSCQDEKSQIKNREKAMRVLRARVYEFYRKQREAELADARRSLVGTGERSERIRTYNFPQNRVTDHRIGLTLHKLDLVLDGDLDEIIDALIVHEQAELLKKAE, encoded by the coding sequence GTGTTGGAACGATTGGAAGCGGTCGTGGCGCGATATGAGGAATTGAGCCGGCTGCTGTGCGATCCGGAAGTGGTCAACGATCCGGAAAAGCTGCGCACCTACGCCAAGGAGCAGGCCGACTTGGAGGAGACGGTGACCACCTACCGCGCCTACAAGCGCGTGTGCGAGGAATTGGAACAGGCCGAGGCCATGCTGGAAGAAAAGCTGGACGACGAGCTGCGCGCCCTGGTTAAGGAAGAGATTTCCTCCTTGACCGAGCAGAAGGAGGCCCTCGAGACGCAGCTCAAGAGGCTTCTGTTGCCCAAGGACCCGAACGACGAGAAGAACGTCATCGTCGAGATCCGCGCGGCGGCGGGTGGGGAAGAGTCGGCCCTCTTCGCCGCCGACCTGTTCCGCATGTACACGCGCTATGCCGAGCGCAAAGGCTACCGCACGGAGATTCTCGAGGCCCATCCGACCGACCTGGGCGGGTTTAAAGAGGTGATCTTCACCGTCCAGGGGCGCGGCGCGTACAGCCGCCTGAAGTTTGAAAGCGGGGCCCACCGCGTCCAGCGCATCCCGGTGACGGAGTCGGGCGGCCGGATTCACACCTCGACGGCAACGGTGGCCGTTCTGCCGGAGATGGAAGAGGTGGAGGTGGAGATCGACGAGAAGGATCTCCGCATCGACACTTTCCGTGCCAGCGGCCACGGCGGCCAGCATGTGAACAAGACGGAGTCGGCGGTGCGCATCACCCACCTGCCGACGGGAATTGTCGTTTCGTGCCAGGACGAGAAGTCGCAGATCAAAAACCGCGAAAAGGCGATGCGCGTGTTGCGCGCCCGGGTCTACGAGTTCTACCGCAAGCAGCGGGAGGCAGAGCTGGCCGACGCGCGCAGGAGCCTGGTCGGCACCGGCGAGCGCAGCGAGCGCATCCGCACCTACAATTTCCCCCAAAACCGCGTGACCGATCACCGCATCGGCCTGACGCTGCACAAGCTGGACCTTGTCCTGGACGGCGACCTCGACGAGATCATCGACGCGCTCATTGTGCACGAGCAGGCCGAACTCTTGAAAAAGGCCGAGTGA
- the prmC gene encoding peptide chain release factor N(5)-glutamine methyltransferase has translation MATVREAFQRASLRLRRAGVDSAVSDAERLVRFVLGWPRERFFAHPDAVLPPGAEERLDALVARRAAGEPLQYLLGEQEFYGRPFRVTPAVLIPRPETEVLVEAVLAATDAIWSPHAALAAVDVGTGSGAIAVTLAAERPRWRVWAVDCSAEALAVARENAARHGVAARVAFACGSWLAPLRREGRRVQVVVSNPPYIPTADIAGLEREVRDHEPRLALDGGPDGLNAYRSLARELPDVLDRRAVVAVEVGAGQAEAVAGLFRATGLFARLTVTPDLAGIPRVVVAVREG, from the coding sequence ATGGCCACCGTCCGTGAAGCCTTCCAGCGGGCTTCTCTTCGGTTGCGCCGCGCAGGGGTAGACAGCGCCGTGTCCGACGCGGAGCGCTTGGTGCGTTTCGTCCTCGGCTGGCCGCGCGAGCGCTTTTTTGCGCATCCGGACGCGGTCCTGCCGCCCGGGGCCGAGGAGCGCCTTGACGCCCTGGTGGCCCGGCGCGCCGCCGGCGAGCCGCTGCAGTACCTCCTCGGGGAGCAGGAGTTTTACGGCCGCCCGTTTCGCGTGACGCCGGCCGTGCTCATTCCCCGCCCGGAGACGGAGGTGCTGGTGGAGGCGGTCCTGGCGGCAACCGACGCGATATGGTCGCCGCATGCCGCCCTCGCTGCGGTCGACGTGGGCACCGGCAGCGGGGCCATCGCCGTGACGCTGGCCGCCGAGCGCCCGCGCTGGCGGGTATGGGCCGTCGACTGCTCCGCCGAGGCCTTGGCCGTGGCGCGGGAAAACGCCGCCCGCCACGGGGTGGCCGCGCGCGTCGCCTTCGCGTGCGGGTCGTGGCTGGCGCCGCTGCGCCGGGAGGGACGGCGCGTGCAGGTCGTCGTGTCCAACCCGCCGTACATTCCCACGGCCGACATTGCCGGGCTCGAGCGGGAAGTGCGCGACCACGAGCCGCGCCTGGCCCTGGACGGCGGCCCGGATGGCCTGAACGCGTACCGCAGCCTGGCGCGGGAGCTGCCCGACGTGTTGGATCGCCGCGCCGTTGTGGCCGTCGAGGTGGGGGCGGGCCAGGCCGAAGCGGTGGCCGGCCTCTTTCGGGCGACCGGCCTGTTTGCCCGCCTCACCGTCACGCCGGATTTGGCCGGCATTCCGCGCGTCGTCGTCGCCGTGCGGGAGGGGTGA